The Thermodesulfobacteriota bacterium DNA window ATTTGTTCAATCTCTTTGGTAACCATTGAATCTCCGCCAAAGAAAAATGAATTATCTTTACTTTTTACACGGTAACATAATTCTGGAACATTATGTTTTCCCTTAACAACATCAATGATGACCCCTCTTACCTCAATACTATCTTCAGGCTTTGCTCTGTAAAGCTCACTGAAATTCATCTTCTCTACAGCGTCTGCGACTTTTCCTTCTGGTGCAACGACAAATGCAGCTTTATCTAAACGAGAGAGCGCTTCAGGATCAAAATGATCATCATGCTCATGGCTTATTAGTACAATATCAGGATCAATGGGAAGCGGTATCGGAGGGATGCTATGTATGAGCATGTGCTCAGCTGGTTCTGCGAGCCAGGGGTCGGTTAATATTTTAACCCCGTCAAAAACAATCCAGTGTGTTGAGTTGCCAATATGATGCAGGCCCTCTCTATGTGGGTTATCAAGTCCGTGCTCTTGTTCTTGGACTATGTATTTCATTGTCTTCCCTAACTACTTAACCAGAGAGCTCTTTTAACTCAGGAACCACTGTATTTTTTTGAAGCTCAAGCTCTGGCTTTTTAAATGTTGAGCCATGATCTCTTAGGTAATTCTCAACTTTTGTATACTCAGTAGAAAAACGTATAAAATTTCTAATTAATCTAAGACTCACGCCATCAGTCTTAGCTGAATAATATATCGTATCAAGTGTCGGTTTTTCCCAAAGCTTAGGAAGAATTTTAGCCCTTAGCTTCCAAAGTCCAACGTACTGCTCATAAAATTCTTCAAGCGGGAGCTGTGTCTCCATAACCGCATGAGCCAAGTCATAAAGGGAAAAATCCAAAGTTGTAATCTCAGAGCGCCTCTTTTTCCAAAGATCGGTTCCAGGAAGTGGAGTAGCAATACAGAAAGTAAGGAAGCCTAAATTTGAGCTCTCTATGTAATCAGCTACTTCTTTAAATTCATCTTTAGTAAATTTGGGGTCAATCATCATATTGCCAGCTAGGTTAATTCCCCTTTCACTTAGTACCTTTGCTGCCCCTTCGTTAAGGTCAAGATTAGATGACTTTCTAATTAGTCTTAGACGTTTGTTTGAATGGCCGTCAATTCCAAGAAACACTGTGTTCAGTCCTGCCTTTGTCCAGATATCAATCATATCTGGGTTGTTCGCAATAACATCCGCTCTGGATTGAACAGTGAAGCTCTTTTGAAGATTTGCAGCAGCTATTGCTTCGCCCAATTCTCTCATATAGTCGGCGTCAAAAAAGAAATGATCATCCGCAACAAAAATTCTTCTCTCAGGAATACGGGCTATCTCTTCAACTGCTTTGTCAACCGAGCGTGAACGTACATCACCCTCAGCAAACTGCCAAATAGAACAGAAGTTGCATCTGTATTTGCACCCTCTAGTCAATTCAAATAGTCCTACTTTATAGCTTAGTGCCATATAATATTTGCTTCTGTCTATACCTGGAAGGTGTCTATTAGGCGCCAAGGTCTTATCAAGATTGTCAGCAGGTGCTCGCTTTTTAGTTGTATATTGTATTCCGTCTCTATTTATTATAAGTCCGGGTACTTCAAAAAGATTACTTCCTTTCTCAATAGCCTTGCAAAGCTCCGGCATTGTAACCTCGCCGTCTCCTTTGACTATAAAATCAATATGAATGGAATTGAAGAACTGTGAAGCTATTGTAGCTGGCTGACCACCTACAGCAATTGGGCAGGCAGGCAGAACTTTCTTAACTCTGGAAGCTATATCCCAAGTG harbors:
- a CDS encoding MBL fold metallo-hydrolase, with the translated sequence MKYIVQEQEHGLDNPHREGLHHIGNSTHWIVFDGVKILTDPWLAEPAEHMLIHSIPPIPLPIDPDIVLISHEHDDHFDPEALSRLDKAAFVVAPEGKVADAVEKMNFSELYRAKPEDSIEVRGVIIDVVKGKHNVPELCYRVKSKDNSFFFGGDSMVTKEIEQMADQEPVPFVILPGEYSSILGFRFVMTPEEAVLLASRFRAKQAVLTHHEQLNVGAWWFRWLVRINKVPNSKFPDWFSVPKPGDYVQFPWDQNNYESKEAAIN
- a CDS encoding radical SAM protein, translated to MKIVLINPYNVGWSGLQNILQIEPIGLEIIGTYLQEDHDVYILDLRFEPDLESFLSRYKPDFVGISCLYTSHINATWDIASRVKKVLPACPIAVGGQPATIASQFFNSIHIDFIVKGDGEVTMPELCKAIEKGSNLFEVPGLIINRDGIQYTTKKRAPADNLDKTLAPNRHLPGIDRSKYYMALSYKVGLFELTRGCKYRCNFCSIWQFAEGDVRSRSVDKAVEEIARIPERRIFVADDHFFFDADYMRELGEAIAAANLQKSFTVQSRADVIANNPDMIDIWTKAGLNTVFLGIDGHSNKRLRLIRKSSNLDLNEGAAKVLSERGINLAGNMMIDPKFTKDEFKEVADYIESSNLGFLTFCIATPLPGTDLWKKRRSEITTLDFSLYDLAHAVMETQLPLEEFYEQYVGLWKLRAKILPKLWEKPTLDTIYYSAKTDGVSLRLIRNFIRFSTEYTKVENYLRDHGSTFKKPELELQKNTVVPELKELSG